In Spiroplasma chinense, a single window of DNA contains:
- a CDS encoding sugar ABC transporter ATP-binding protein, translating into MNDESIKLNQKPILKLENIYKSFGPVQALRGVSLEAISGKCTAIVGENGAGKSTLMNIVSGVIRKTSGEMYFDEKKYEPKNIKSAEKTGIAIIHQELVTVNEMTVIDNIFLGNEIRNSFGKINYKEQFKIITRIFKELQISIDPKKKMGYYSVAQQQIIEIAKTVIRNAKVIIMDEPTSSLSDKETQMLFRLVKQLKEQGKAVLYISHRLEEIPVICEYITIIRDGGFIGNYEVDKISEEEIIAKMVGREITQRFPTKVQGKDNEVLLSVNQISSDILKNISFNIKKGEILGFAGLVGAKRTELFKTLIGAMSCSSKEIYWKDKKATFKSPYEAIKKGLFYVTEDRKEDGLILDETIRNNISVSSFKYMQNKYLKFISKKTQNEMCNYFMNVTKIKAPNFSYKINQLSGGNQQKVLISKAICAKPKIIIFDEPTRGVDIGARREIYDLISELKAQGIGIVIISSELPEIIGLCDRVVVMKEGRISKELEAKDLSQENIIKYAI; encoded by the coding sequence GAATCAAAAACCAATCTTAAAATTAGAAAATATTTATAAAAGTTTTGGTCCGGTTCAGGCGCTAAGGGGTGTAAGTCTTGAAGCGATAAGCGGTAAGTGTACTGCTATAGTAGGTGAAAATGGTGCTGGTAAATCTACATTAATGAATATTGTATCTGGTGTTATTAGAAAAACATCGGGTGAAATGTACTTTGATGAAAAGAAATATGAGCCTAAAAATATTAAATCAGCTGAAAAAACAGGTATTGCAATAATTCACCAAGAATTAGTGACAGTTAATGAAATGACAGTTATTGATAACATTTTTTTAGGAAATGAAATACGTAATTCATTTGGAAAAATCAATTATAAAGAACAGTTTAAAATAATTACTAGAATTTTTAAGGAGTTACAAATTTCGATCGATCCCAAAAAGAAAATGGGTTATTACTCAGTGGCTCAACAACAAATTATAGAAATTGCAAAAACTGTAATTAGAAATGCAAAAGTGATTATTATGGATGAGCCTACATCATCGCTTTCTGATAAAGAAACACAAATGTTGTTTAGGTTAGTAAAACAACTTAAAGAACAAGGAAAAGCGGTTTTATATATTTCTCATAGATTAGAAGAAATACCTGTAATTTGTGAGTATATAACCATCATAAGAGATGGTGGTTTCATAGGAAACTATGAGGTAGATAAAATTTCTGAGGAAGAAATTATAGCTAAAATGGTTGGTAGAGAGATCACTCAAAGATTTCCTACAAAAGTACAAGGAAAAGACAACGAGGTTTTATTGAGTGTAAATCAAATTTCTAGTGATATATTAAAAAATATATCCTTCAACATAAAAAAAGGAGAAATACTTGGTTTTGCAGGATTGGTTGGAGCAAAAAGAACAGAATTGTTTAAAACTTTAATTGGTGCAATGAGTTGTAGTTCGAAAGAAATTTATTGAAAAGATAAAAAAGCAACCTTTAAATCACCGTATGAAGCTATTAAAAAAGGATTATTTTACGTAACGGAAGACAGAAAAGAAGATGGTTTGATTTTGGATGAAACTATTAGAAATAACATTTCTGTTTCATCCTTCAAATATATGCAAAACAAATATTTGAAGTTTATCTCTAAGAAAACTCAAAATGAAATGTGCAACTATTTCATGAACGTTACAAAAATAAAAGCACCCAATTTTTCCTATAAAATTAATCAACTTTCAGGAGGAAATCAACAAAAAGTATTAATTAGTAAAGCTATTTGCGCTAAACCGAAAATAATAATTTTTGATGAACCAACTAGAGGTGTGGATATTGGAGCAAGAAGAGAAATTTATGATTTAATTTCAGAATTAAAAGCACAAGGAATTGGTATTGTTATTATCTCAAGTGAACTTCCAGAAATCATAGGACTCTGCGATAGAGTCGTGGTAATGAAAGAAGGAAGAATCTCTAAGGAATTGGAAGCCAAAGACTTAAGTCAAGAAAATATTATTAAGTATGCAATATAG